In one Spirosoma rigui genomic region, the following are encoded:
- a CDS encoding DUF3127 domain-containing protein, whose translation MALEIVGKLIKVLPEVSGQSQKGPWSKQEFVLETLDASYPKKVCLTAWGDKVADLKQFGDGDTIKATFSAESREYNERWYTELRAFRIESADGSNDSGAGYAAPASRPTPQAQARPAQQSQPAPSFNTTFDDESNDLPF comes from the coding sequence ATGGCACTGGAAATAGTTGGTAAGCTTATAAAAGTACTGCCCGAAGTATCGGGGCAGAGTCAGAAAGGTCCGTGGAGCAAGCAGGAGTTTGTTCTTGAAACACTCGACGCATCCTATCCCAAAAAAGTATGTTTAACCGCCTGGGGCGATAAAGTAGCTGATCTGAAACAGTTTGGCGATGGTGATACCATCAAAGCGACCTTCAGCGCGGAATCCCGTGAATACAACGAACGCTGGTATACAGAACTGCGGGCCTTCCGAATTGAATCGGCCGACGGTAGTAACGATTCCGGCGCTGGCTACGCAGCACCCGCATCGCGTCCTACACCACAGGCTCAGGCTCGCCCTGCTCAACAGAGCCAGCCAGCCCCTTCGTTTAACACTACGTTCGACGATGAGAGCAATGATCTGCCGTTCTAA
- a CDS encoding SDR family oxidoreductase, with amino-acid sequence MKDTVILITGASSGIGLALAFAFGREGANIVICGRKADALAQASQALKAANINVLALQADVSVEADVKQLVNQTIAHFGKLNVLINNAGISMRSMLIDTDPSVIQKLMDVNFMGTVYATRYALPYIQQTKGSIVGISSIAGFRGLPVRSGYSASKFAMNGFLEALRTELLHTGVHVLTACPGFTASNIRFAALGANGQVVGETMRDESSMMSAEECADHILTAVKKRRRDLVLTAQGKLTIWLNKWLPSLADTLVYNTLAKEKDSPLKR; translated from the coding sequence ATGAAGGATACCGTAATTCTTATCACCGGCGCATCGTCGGGAATTGGGCTGGCGCTGGCTTTTGCCTTCGGTCGTGAAGGCGCTAACATCGTGATCTGCGGGCGTAAAGCTGATGCACTCGCGCAGGCCAGCCAAGCGCTGAAAGCCGCCAACATCAATGTATTGGCCCTACAGGCCGATGTTAGTGTGGAAGCTGACGTAAAGCAGCTCGTCAATCAGACGATTGCCCACTTTGGCAAGCTGAACGTGCTGATTAATAATGCCGGTATCAGTATGCGCTCCATGCTGATCGACACCGATCCGTCGGTTATTCAGAAACTGATGGATGTCAACTTTATGGGCACTGTTTACGCAACGCGTTATGCCCTGCCTTACATTCAGCAAACCAAAGGATCGATTGTGGGTATTTCGTCCATTGCCGGTTTCCGGGGGCTCCCGGTGCGGAGTGGGTACTCGGCGTCAAAATTTGCGATGAACGGGTTTCTGGAAGCGCTCCGTACGGAGCTGCTTCATACCGGTGTCCACGTACTGACGGCTTGTCCGGGCTTTACCGCTTCAAACATTCGCTTTGCTGCTCTGGGGGCTAACGGACAGGTTGTAGGCGAAACCATGCGTGATGAAAGCAGTATGATGAGCGCCGAAGAATGCGCTGACCATATTTTGACGGCCGTCAAAAAACGCAGGCGCGATCTGGTTTTGACAGCACAGGGCAAACTCACGATCTGGTTGAATAAATGGCTCCCTTCGCTGGCCGATACGCTGGTATACAATACGCTCGCCAAAGAAAAAGACTCTCCGCTAAAGCGTTAG
- the rlmD gene encoding 23S rRNA (uracil(1939)-C(5))-methyltransferase RlmD: MRRKSHKAPERLYAVRVDAVAAEGKCIVRTEDGVIFVDNPTGGPGVAPGDVVDLRITNKKKQYREAVAEHVHERSTVRTDPFCEHFGTCGGCKWQHIQYDVQLQFKHQQVVDHLTRIGKIALPAIRPILAATPTQYYRNKLEFTCAEGRWMTSSEIGAGREAGAGLIDPRAVGFHVPGRFDKVLPIRHCYLQPDPSNDIRLSVADYAFRTGMSMYNLKVHTGYLRTLIIRTAFPDQVMVTVQVAQDDQEQLTGLMTHLQTSFPQITSLNYIINTKKNDSYQDQDVINWSGKPYIEEQMDAGDGHTLVFRVGPKSFYQTNAQQAHNLYKIARDWAALTGNERVYDLYTGTGTIALFVARQAQHVVGVEYVEASVADARVNAQVNGITNTTFVAGDMRDILTDGFFDQHGRPEVVITDPPRAGMDEAVTRQLLKASPERIVYVSCNTATQARDLGILDELYSVADVQPVDMFPHTHHVENVVVLKKRL, from the coding sequence ATGCGTAGAAAAAGTCATAAAGCCCCCGAACGGTTGTACGCAGTGCGAGTCGATGCTGTTGCAGCTGAGGGCAAATGTATAGTGCGTACCGAGGATGGCGTCATCTTTGTCGATAACCCCACCGGCGGTCCGGGCGTAGCCCCGGGCGATGTGGTGGATCTTCGGATTACGAACAAAAAAAAGCAGTACCGCGAAGCCGTTGCCGAACACGTTCACGAACGGTCAACGGTGCGCACCGATCCGTTTTGTGAGCACTTCGGCACCTGTGGCGGCTGTAAATGGCAGCATATTCAGTACGATGTTCAGCTACAGTTTAAACACCAGCAGGTAGTCGATCACCTCACCCGTATCGGCAAAATCGCGTTGCCCGCCATCCGGCCCATTCTGGCTGCTACGCCCACGCAGTATTACCGCAACAAGCTTGAGTTCACCTGCGCCGAAGGGCGCTGGATGACATCGTCCGAAATTGGAGCCGGCCGGGAAGCCGGGGCGGGCCTCATCGATCCCCGGGCAGTGGGTTTCCACGTACCCGGCCGGTTCGACAAAGTGCTGCCTATCCGGCACTGCTACCTCCAGCCTGACCCGTCGAACGATATCCGGCTTTCAGTGGCCGACTATGCGTTTCGCACGGGCATGAGCATGTATAACCTGAAAGTACACACCGGCTACCTGCGCACGCTCATCATCCGCACGGCCTTTCCCGATCAGGTGATGGTTACGGTGCAGGTAGCCCAGGACGACCAGGAGCAGCTAACCGGGTTGATGACGCATTTGCAGACGTCGTTTCCGCAGATCACTTCACTCAACTACATCATTAATACCAAGAAGAACGACAGCTACCAGGATCAGGACGTCATTAACTGGTCGGGGAAACCGTACATTGAAGAGCAGATGGATGCCGGCGATGGCCATACGCTTGTTTTTCGGGTTGGCCCCAAGTCGTTCTACCAGACCAACGCCCAGCAGGCGCATAACCTCTACAAGATTGCCCGCGACTGGGCCGCGCTAACGGGTAACGAGCGGGTTTATGATCTCTATACGGGTACGGGAACCATCGCGCTGTTCGTGGCGCGGCAGGCTCAACACGTAGTGGGAGTCGAATATGTAGAAGCCTCCGTGGCCGATGCGCGTGTGAACGCGCAGGTCAACGGCATCACCAACACAACTTTTGTGGCGGGCGATATGCGGGATATTCTGACCGATGGCTTCTTCGATCAGCACGGCCGCCCGGAGGTAGTCATTACCGATCCACCCCGCGCCGGCATGGACGAAGCCGTGACGCGGCAGCTGCTCAAGGCGTCACCCGAACGAATCGTTTACGTGAGTTGCAATACAGCCACGCAGGCCCGCGACCTGGGTATCCTCGACGAACTTTACTCGGTCGCCGATGTGCAACCCGTCGATATGTTCCCCCACACGCACCATGTCGAGAATGTGGTGGTGCTGAAAAAACGACTTTAG
- a CDS encoding DoxX family membrane protein: MKTLQKDQYWAYLLLAARVLLAWTLFRYGWAKLTDKQFGVDEKTMNLPLKDVGLFQLSLYLADQQPFKAFVGVSQLVTALLLSMNRTALLGAFFSIPIWLNILLWDMTFMEGFTSAFTFRLSFYLLLTALLLYQAKSQVSPALLTITSRSSNPISFPVWTYFLLPLAAIGLEVIGAIPNALVYYGQLLVK, translated from the coding sequence ATGAAGACATTGCAAAAGGACCAGTATTGGGCTTATCTACTGTTGGCAGCCCGTGTACTCTTAGCCTGGACGCTATTTCGCTACGGCTGGGCCAAACTGACTGATAAACAATTTGGTGTTGATGAGAAGACAATGAATCTGCCCCTAAAGGATGTGGGCTTGTTCCAGCTCTCTTTGTATCTAGCCGATCAACAACCCTTCAAAGCGTTTGTTGGCGTATCTCAACTTGTTACAGCCTTACTTTTGAGTATGAATCGAACGGCTCTGCTGGGTGCTTTTTTCTCTATTCCTATTTGGCTTAACATCTTACTGTGGGATATGACATTTATGGAAGGATTTACTAGCGCATTCACCTTTCGCCTATCGTTTTATTTACTCCTGACCGCTCTTCTACTCTATCAAGCTAAATCGCAAGTCTCACCTGCCTTGCTGACTATTACGAGCCGATCCAGCAACCCAATCAGCTTCCCTGTGTGGACTTATTTTCTGCTACCACTTGCCGCCATTGGGCTTGAAGTGATTGGTGCGATTCCCAATGCTCTTGTGTACTACGGGCAACTGTTGGTAAAGTAG
- a CDS encoding tetratricopeptide repeat protein: MVSFYSKQALRLKISLFFCLTTVFSVCRAGSAETIRQADSLFAAGNENDAARLYETAIADGHTATDPMLLKLASAYEQQNDLPHLLYYLQVYFNRHPDDSVLRKMNDIARANNLNGYETDDLNYFYLFYRKYGTYLLLFLLIPGVYVFSVLMVKQLRKQPVDQRQKWVALMYLLLLLLFVNLPEGVQSGITSRDRVLLRTDPSAAAPVSEVIGRGHKVNILGSTDIYLRVLWRNELFYIRRDNVWVI; the protein is encoded by the coding sequence ATGGTCTCATTTTATTCAAAGCAAGCCCTACGCCTTAAAATAAGCCTATTTTTTTGCCTGACGACCGTTTTCTCAGTCTGTCGGGCGGGCTCAGCAGAGACAATCCGGCAGGCCGATTCGCTGTTTGCGGCTGGTAATGAGAATGATGCTGCCCGTCTCTACGAAACGGCTATTGCCGACGGACATACGGCAACCGATCCTATGTTGTTAAAATTAGCCAGCGCCTACGAACAGCAAAATGACCTGCCACACCTGCTTTATTACCTGCAGGTGTATTTCAACCGGCATCCCGACGATAGTGTGTTGCGAAAAATGAATGACATTGCCCGGGCCAATAACCTTAACGGCTACGAAACCGACGACCTGAATTACTTCTATCTCTTCTACCGCAAATACGGCACTTACCTCCTGCTATTTTTGCTCATTCCCGGCGTGTATGTGTTTAGCGTGTTGATGGTCAAACAACTCCGTAAACAGCCCGTCGACCAGCGCCAGAAATGGGTAGCGCTCATGTACCTGCTGCTCCTCCTCTTATTTGTTAACCTGCCAGAGGGGGTTCAGTCGGGTATCACGAGCCGCGACCGGGTTCTGCTGCGAACCGATCCGTCGGCGGCCGCGCCCGTCAGTGAGGTAATCGGCCGCGGCCATAAAGTGAATATCCTTGGTAGCACTGATATCTACCTGCGCGTTCTCTGGCGGAACGAACTGTTTTACATCCGGCGCGACAACGTATGGGTAATTTAA
- a CDS encoding ComEA family DNA-binding protein, with product MFARFQSLIRDYFGFSHKESRGYVVLIILTLFFVLVPFLYRYVADRKPADTSVADQRKLDSLVALMQTEEARQPRFADRNDREKTTAERFSEPKLFAFDPNTASVAEWQQLGLPRWMAERIDKYRSKGGQFRKKEDLLRIYDFPPDLYDQLESYITLRGAPRSSRFSTDRPAANKPYATDRPSYANRPAYPDRPARPVLQPFDINTADTAQLIALKGIGSTLAARIIKYRDGLGGFIGPDQYKEVYGLDSLALSELEKFGQIRSAVRKIPVNTASADELDRHPFLSRRQAQIIVNYREQHGAYTSAESLKPIRILDAKTIEKLAPYLEF from the coding sequence ATGTTCGCTCGTTTTCAATCCCTGATTCGTGATTATTTCGGTTTCTCGCACAAAGAATCGCGGGGATATGTTGTGCTGATCATTCTGACGCTGTTTTTCGTGCTGGTTCCGTTTCTGTACCGGTACGTTGCGGATCGCAAACCCGCCGATACGTCGGTGGCCGACCAGCGAAAGCTGGATAGTCTGGTCGCACTCATGCAAACCGAGGAAGCCAGACAGCCTCGCTTTGCCGACCGAAATGACCGGGAAAAAACTACCGCCGAGCGGTTCAGTGAACCAAAATTGTTTGCATTCGATCCCAACACCGCCAGCGTCGCCGAATGGCAACAGCTTGGTCTGCCACGCTGGATGGCCGAACGAATCGACAAGTACCGTAGCAAGGGCGGGCAGTTTCGAAAAAAGGAAGATCTGCTGCGTATCTACGATTTCCCCCCCGACCTGTATGATCAACTGGAGTCCTACATAACCCTCAGGGGAGCTCCCCGTTCCAGCCGGTTCAGCACGGACCGTCCCGCGGCAAACAAACCGTATGCAACCGACCGACCGTCCTACGCCAACCGCCCGGCTTACCCGGACCGTCCGGCCCGTCCGGTTTTGCAGCCGTTCGATATTAACACGGCCGATACCGCGCAGCTCATCGCCTTGAAAGGCATTGGGTCCACGCTGGCCGCCCGGATCATCAAATACCGCGACGGTCTTGGTGGATTTATTGGGCCGGACCAGTATAAAGAGGTGTACGGGCTTGACTCGCTGGCCCTATCAGAGCTGGAGAAGTTTGGCCAAATCCGGTCGGCGGTGCGCAAGATTCCGGTCAATACAGCCAGCGCCGACGAGTTGGATCGTCACCCCTTTCTTTCCCGTCGACAGGCGCAGATCATCGTTAATTACCGCGAACAGCACGGGGCTTACACCTCCGCCGAATCGCTGAAACCTATCCGAATTCTGGACGCCAAAACGATTGAGAAGCTGGCGCCGTATCTGGAGTTTTAG
- a CDS encoding ArnT family glycosyltransferase, translated as MYILSLFSRYRTVLIVLLSVHLIVIPLFLNLHKKPFRQWDEAFMTFSAYEMSRNNNYLVTYFDGKPQMSSVKPPLLTWLQVGFIKLIGFSELAIRLPSALAAVLTFLVIIIFSIVYFRNYQIGLFAVLTLVTSDGYLLEHASRSGEYDALLCLFTTLFSLSLFLYIDTKKKSYLHLFFIALSLAVLTKGVQGLIFMPAIIIYIILKRQLAPLLLSKWLYIDGAFFLMITVGYYLLHEHETPGYIQAVWDNELGGRFLKVNEGNSGSFGYYLNRMYTWTFKYWIWMVPLGILVGWSSNKLCSHDFTIFATLFTTAYLLIISFSQTKLYWYAIPSYPFMALLVALFVYRFYLFVDNVFNSQALVVMGKILLLLVVFAFPYLRILGKVYNNNEHEWDKEVYPICYLLQRSIYDKLPNSIFYNMYTQANYTIIMYFDKINDIRLARDSKKPLHVSRKNDPGHIFNLDSNAFIVYPNYNHHIKIYANVLNDLGQKVTFKNPYELKQNDEVLASQSEMNKLIKQKYRYQLASLNNGVLLYRINKILK; from the coding sequence ATGTACATCCTTTCCTTATTTAGTAGGTATCGTACTGTTTTAATCGTGCTACTCTCTGTTCACCTTATAGTCATTCCACTTTTTCTTAATTTACATAAAAAGCCTTTTCGTCAATGGGATGAGGCTTTTATGACGTTCAGTGCTTATGAGATGAGTAGAAACAACAATTACTTAGTGACTTACTTCGATGGTAAACCACAAATGTCGAGTGTTAAGCCCCCTTTATTGACCTGGTTGCAAGTTGGGTTTATTAAGTTAATCGGGTTTAGCGAATTGGCTATTCGGTTACCATCGGCTTTAGCAGCTGTGTTGACTTTTTTAGTGATAATTATCTTCTCCATCGTTTATTTTAGAAATTATCAAATTGGATTATTTGCGGTTTTAACACTGGTGACTTCTGATGGATATCTGCTAGAACATGCTAGCCGTTCTGGTGAATATGATGCTTTACTTTGTCTATTCACCACTCTTTTCTCGCTAAGTTTGTTCTTATACATCGATACTAAGAAAAAAAGTTATTTACATTTATTTTTTATTGCACTCAGTCTGGCAGTACTTACCAAAGGAGTGCAAGGGTTAATTTTCATGCCTGCTATTATCATATATATTATCCTGAAGCGTCAATTAGCACCCTTATTACTGTCAAAATGGCTATATATAGATGGTGCATTTTTTTTGATGATTACAGTTGGATATTATCTTTTACATGAACACGAAACACCTGGATATATACAGGCGGTGTGGGATAATGAATTAGGTGGACGTTTTTTGAAAGTAAATGAAGGGAATAGTGGTAGTTTTGGCTATTATTTAAATCGTATGTATACTTGGACTTTTAAATATTGGATTTGGATGGTACCATTAGGTATTTTAGTAGGTTGGAGCTCAAATAAATTATGTTCTCATGACTTCACTATTTTTGCAACGCTGTTCACCACTGCTTATTTGCTAATTATTTCATTTTCTCAGACTAAATTGTATTGGTATGCGATTCCCTCTTATCCATTTATGGCGTTGTTGGTAGCTCTATTTGTCTATCGTTTCTATTTATTTGTCGATAATGTTTTCAATAGTCAGGCATTAGTGGTAATGGGTAAAATATTACTCTTATTGGTGGTATTTGCCTTTCCTTACTTGCGGATTTTAGGTAAGGTTTACAATAACAATGAGCATGAGTGGGATAAGGAAGTGTATCCAATTTGTTATCTCTTACAACGTTCAATTTATGATAAATTGCCCAATTCAATATTTTATAATATGTATACTCAGGCAAATTATACTATCATTATGTATTTTGATAAAATAAACGATATAAGACTCGCGAGGGATTCTAAAAAGCCGCTACATGTTAGCCGGAAAAATGACCCGGGCCACATCTTTAATCTTGATTCTAATGCTTTTATAGTTTACCCAAATTATAACCATCATATAAAAATTTACGCAAATGTATTGAATGACTTGGGTCAAAAAGTAACCTTTAAAAATCCGTATGAATTAAAACAAAATGACGAAGTTTTGGCTAGTCAAAGCGAAATGAATAAATTGATTAAGCAAAAATATAGATACCAACTTGCAAGTCTAAATAATGGCGTACTTTTATATCGAATTAACAAAATATTAAAATAA
- a CDS encoding FkbM family methyltransferase, which produces MIHTKKELVKAIKKVAKRFKFKNPYFQYMDLREYQRIISTDRFEGGKAKFLSYDIKYADAIGFLHSVEEIFINEVYNFIPEKDNPTIIDCGSNIGLSILYFKSKFPKAKIIGFEPDSNIFDLLTANINASGFSDVNIHNAAVWIENTELNFFSEGSLAGSTTINYIENNDRKYLVQAVDLKDYLRANDVDFLKIDIEGAENKLMPDIEQLISKIPFIFLEYHGMYNEPQQLGEILDLLKRAGFRYIIQPAIGGVRYPFHDNEKKGFENQLNIFCKRQ; this is translated from the coding sequence ATGATCCACACAAAAAAAGAACTTGTCAAGGCAATTAAAAAAGTAGCCAAAAGGTTTAAGTTTAAAAACCCATATTTCCAATATATGGACCTTCGTGAATACCAACGAATTATATCGACAGACAGATTCGAAGGTGGAAAAGCGAAGTTTCTGAGCTACGACATAAAATACGCTGACGCTATTGGATTCCTTCATTCTGTTGAAGAGATATTCATAAATGAAGTTTACAATTTTATTCCTGAAAAAGATAACCCAACGATTATTGATTGTGGATCCAATATTGGTTTAAGTATTTTATACTTCAAGAGTAAATTTCCGAAAGCAAAAATTATTGGATTCGAGCCAGATAGTAATATATTTGATTTATTAACAGCAAATATCAATGCAAGTGGTTTTAGTGATGTAAATATTCACAATGCCGCAGTTTGGATAGAAAACACTGAATTGAATTTTTTTTCAGAAGGATCTCTAGCAGGCTCTACAACAATTAATTACATAGAGAATAATGATAGGAAGTATTTAGTGCAAGCAGTTGATTTAAAAGATTATTTGCGAGCGAACGATGTTGATTTTTTGAAAATAGATATAGAGGGTGCTGAGAATAAGTTAATGCCAGATATTGAGCAATTAATTAGTAAAATCCCTTTTATATTTCTAGAATACCATGGCATGTATAATGAGCCTCAGCAACTAGGCGAGATATTAGATTTGTTAAAAAGGGCTGGGTTTAGGTATATTATACAACCTGCAATCGGTGGTGTAAGGTACCCTTTTCATGATAATGAAAAAAAAGGTTTCGAAAATCAGTTGAATATATTTTGTAAGCGTCAGTAG
- a CDS encoding gliding motility-associated C-terminal domain-containing protein, with protein MINLYRKQWWASAFLSFMLIVSGVARATHIVGGELELQKLAANRAFTHRINMNLYFDDINGSPGAEDLTAVVYIFRKRDNTLVGNVELPRLGTQLVNYSTPACSRSDLRTRLIRYGIDVTFPLSYNDAGGYYMSWERCCRNAAINNIVDPGGAGSTFYLEFPAPFSGTTPYLNSSPVFSVAKGDYICVNRPFTFDFSATDPDKDSLTYTLVTPYNGFSSRVSPNPGSPAPGNIAVASPGPYPGITWSPGISVSNQIPGSKPLQINSRTGLLSVTADRVGLFVFSVEVGEFRAGKLIGRVRRDFQLKVVDCPRNDAPQLLLKPDGQTAFYKEGAVLTIAEKDTNCLSLYVTDINPNQRITLTNMSGSLPGLSIAPGELLTKSSTDTLQAKFCFGRCVGDGRPFTLLIRATDEGCPQGLSDTLSIRLNVIPSPNNKPLATTNLVNNLARISVGASLSFTAFGRDPDNDNITIQAVGRGFTLAQAGMTFGSASGVGNVSSPFLWKPTCTQATRGEYTVDFIVTDTRCSRNLTDTVTVRLSAVGLPSQPPTIRTTLVQPVVDLVVSRSDTAGRAAFDVLGNDPDRDTLLLTGTGRGFDAKAAGMEFTNKTGLPTLQSAFGWKPTCELMAGRSEAVFVVDFTVDDRSCQPGHADTTTVTFRVRDLSVSQEITVPNVFTPNGDGVNDYFAVKDLPQNACAEQFTSVEITNRWGQLVYSSVDPLFRWSGANAPIGTYYYLIQTTKRTFKGPLTLMR; from the coding sequence ATGATAAACCTGTACCGGAAGCAATGGTGGGCGAGTGCATTTTTGAGCTTCATGCTGATAGTCAGTGGTGTGGCCCGGGCGACGCACATTGTGGGTGGTGAACTCGAACTGCAAAAGCTGGCGGCCAACCGGGCCTTCACCCACCGCATTAACATGAATTTGTACTTCGACGATATAAACGGCAGTCCGGGGGCTGAGGACCTGACGGCTGTCGTCTATATTTTTCGTAAACGGGACAATACGCTGGTGGGAAACGTCGAGCTGCCCCGCCTTGGTACCCAGCTTGTCAACTACAGTACGCCCGCCTGTAGCCGGTCAGACCTACGGACCCGGCTGATCCGCTACGGAATCGATGTTACGTTTCCCCTGTCCTATAACGATGCGGGCGGCTACTACATGAGCTGGGAGCGCTGCTGCCGAAATGCGGCTATCAACAACATCGTTGATCCGGGTGGGGCCGGATCAACGTTCTACCTGGAATTTCCCGCCCCTTTTTCGGGGACAACGCCGTACCTCAATTCGTCGCCGGTGTTCAGCGTTGCCAAAGGAGACTATATCTGTGTAAACCGCCCCTTCACCTTCGATTTCAGCGCTACCGACCCCGATAAAGACAGCCTGACTTATACGCTGGTAACCCCCTACAATGGATTCAGCAGCCGGGTATCTCCCAATCCGGGAAGTCCGGCACCGGGTAATATCGCCGTTGCCAGTCCAGGGCCGTATCCCGGCATCACTTGGTCGCCGGGTATTTCCGTTTCAAACCAGATACCGGGCTCGAAGCCCCTGCAGATCAATTCCCGTACCGGCTTGCTGAGTGTAACGGCCGATCGGGTGGGGCTGTTCGTTTTTTCGGTTGAGGTGGGGGAGTTCCGGGCGGGTAAACTCATTGGTCGAGTCCGGCGCGACTTTCAGTTAAAGGTTGTTGACTGCCCCCGCAATGACGCCCCGCAGCTGTTACTGAAGCCTGACGGACAGACGGCTTTTTACAAGGAGGGAGCCGTGCTCACCATTGCTGAGAAAGATACCAATTGCCTGTCCTTGTACGTAACGGATATTAACCCGAACCAACGGATAACGCTTACCAACATGAGCGGGTCGCTGCCCGGCCTGTCGATCGCGCCGGGGGAGTTGCTGACCAAAAGCAGCACCGATACACTACAGGCAAAATTCTGCTTTGGGCGCTGTGTTGGCGATGGCCGGCCCTTTACGCTGCTCATTCGCGCTACCGACGAAGGGTGTCCGCAGGGCCTGAGCGATACGCTCAGCATCCGGCTGAACGTGATTCCCTCGCCCAACAATAAACCCTTGGCTACCACGAATCTTGTCAATAACCTGGCCCGGATCAGCGTGGGGGCGTCGCTGTCGTTCACGGCTTTTGGGCGGGACCCGGACAATGATAACATCACCATTCAGGCGGTAGGGCGGGGGTTTACCCTGGCCCAGGCGGGCATGACCTTCGGGTCGGCATCCGGCGTTGGGAACGTGTCGAGTCCATTCCTCTGGAAACCGACCTGTACGCAGGCAACCCGGGGCGAATACACGGTCGATTTCATCGTTACCGATACCCGCTGTTCCCGTAACCTGACCGATACCGTCACCGTCAGGTTAAGCGCTGTGGGTCTGCCAAGCCAACCCCCGACTATCCGGACGACGCTGGTACAGCCCGTTGTCGATCTGGTCGTTAGCCGGAGTGATACGGCCGGACGGGCCGCTTTCGACGTATTGGGTAATGACCCTGATCGCGATACGCTGCTGTTAACTGGTACGGGTCGGGGCTTCGATGCCAAAGCCGCTGGCATGGAGTTTACGAATAAAACCGGTTTGCCTACGCTACAGTCGGCGTTCGGGTGGAAACCTACCTGCGAACTGATGGCGGGTCGCTCGGAAGCGGTATTCGTAGTTGACTTCACGGTCGACGACCGTTCGTGTCAACCTGGTCACGCTGATACGACGACGGTAACCTTCCGGGTCAGAGATTTGTCGGTGAGCCAGGAGATTACGGTTCCTAACGTATTCACCCCAAACGGTGACGGTGTCAACGATTATTTCGCCGTGAAGGACTTACCGCAGAATGCCTGTGCCGAACAGTTTACATCGGTGGAGATTACCAACCGGTGGGGACAACTGGTTTATTCGTCCGTCGATCCCCTGTTTCGCTGGTCGGGAGCAAATGCGCCCATCGGTACTTACTATTACCTGATTCAAACCACGAAACGAACATTTAAGGGGCCGCTCACCCTGATGCGATGA
- a CDS encoding TlpA family protein disulfide reductase, with translation MRSLSITTSLVFTGTMVGLLQFGSLSSYAQNSNLEQCLETLHKTRQAINQSRVPNQQALFPALDPTYQQHKQNYENWAECVKGRKAPLTFVQTLDGKSYDVATFSGKILVINFWSTTCLPCIAEMPALNKLVKEYQENNVLFLGFAGDKATRLTSAFFTKHPFDFEIIPESQNMMSLFHTNTLPTTYIIDQHGIIRKAWMGLDSNNEMDKLAPYYKAKSVIDDLLITSGK, from the coding sequence ATGCGCTCTCTTTCCATTACAACATCACTTGTTTTTACAGGCACAATGGTTGGTCTGCTTCAATTCGGAAGTTTGAGTTCATATGCCCAAAACAGTAATTTGGAACAGTGTCTTGAAACACTACACAAAACCAGGCAGGCTATAAATCAGAGTAGAGTTCCAAATCAACAGGCACTTTTTCCAGCCCTAGATCCTACCTATCAACAGCATAAACAGAATTACGAAAATTGGGCAGAATGTGTCAAAGGTAGAAAAGCACCTTTGACGTTTGTCCAGACACTGGATGGCAAATCGTATGATGTCGCTACTTTCTCGGGGAAGATCTTGGTAATAAATTTTTGGTCTACTACCTGTTTACCTTGCATTGCAGAAATGCCAGCTTTAAATAAACTCGTCAAAGAATATCAGGAAAACAATGTTCTTTTCCTTGGTTTTGCAGGGGATAAAGCGACAAGATTGACATCTGCTTTTTTTACGAAGCATCCCTTTGATTTTGAAATTATACCCGAATCACAAAACATGATGAGTCTATTCCATACAAATACTTTACCTACCACTTATATCATAGATCAGCACGGAATTATTCGCAAAGCTTGGATGGGTCTAGACAGTAACAATGAAATGGATAAACTCGCTCCCTATTACAAAGCTAAATCAGTTATTGATGATCTATTAATAACTTCTGGCAAGTGA